TTCTCCTTTGTAGTTAACACGTTCTTCAACTTCAAGTCGTAAATGACGATCAACAAATGGCTTAGGCTTTTGATAGCGAACATTGAATAAGTCAGGACGATTCCCTCTAGCAATCTCTAAAATATCGCGAAATCCCTTCGTTGTTATTAATCCAGTTTTTGCTCCTTTCCTTTCAGTCAAAGCATTAATTATTACAGTTGTCCCATGGATGAACATCGACAGTTGCTCTTTATCTACCCCAGCCTTTCGAATGACATCCATAACTCCCTTTTCAAAATTAGGAGGCGTAGTATTACTTTTTGCAATCCCTACTTGCCCTTCTTCACTTACGTATACGAGATCTGTAAATGTACCGCCAATATCTGTAGCCACTCTCATTTCTTCAACACTCCTTTAATGATTAGAAAATAATTGGTGTAGTAATGCTTAATATGACTGCATCTTCCCTAGTTGGATTTTCCCAAGTGTGCTTTATCTCTGAGGGAAAATGAATGGTATCTCCCGGCGCCAAATGGTATGCAACCTCATTTAAATAAAAGATAACTTCTCCTTGTAAAACATAATAAAACTCTTCACCTGGATGACTGTAAGCCTGTTCTTCTTTCATATATGGAGGGAGAACTACTTTCATTGGCTCTAGTTTTCTGTCATGGAAGGTTCCTGAAAGTCGGGCATAAAATCGTTCTTCTCCGTTCATCCTGAATAATTTTTGATCTTTTCTACTTAAAAAATAATTATCCTCATCATTTTCCTCAGCAAAAAAGTAAATCATTGAAACACCCAACGCATCAGCTAATTTTTTTAATGAAGTAATCGATAAAGATGAAGCCCCCCTTTCAATTTGCGATAGAAAACTAAGTGATAATCCTGTTTCCTCACTAAGTTCCTTTAAAGTTAGCTCTTTCTCCAACCTTAAATTTTTTATCTTTTTATGAATCTCTTCCATAGCGAAATGCTCCTCAATAAATTATAGTTTGCCTAAACCCTTTGTAGACAGAACATAATAACTACACTAAATTATAGGTAGACTTTAATGATTCTGAATATAACATAATATATCGCATATTGGAAGTGCTTTTTTGAAATTATCTGTCTTAATTTTTAAAAATATTTTCCTCAAACTAGAAAAAAGCTTCTAAAATTACATTATCACTGTAATTTTAAAAGCTTTCGTGTAAACAAAATCCAACGTTATGAAAATTTAATAGAAAAGCATGCGATGAATTGACACGACAAAACAAAAAAGACAATCAAATCGTTCATCAGATTGTCTTTTTTGCAGTCATGCAACAGCTTTCTCTTATCTATTTAATTTACCGCCAAATACGCTACCATCTTCTCAGCCGCACGTTTACCTTGCTCAATACAGTCCGGAATGCCGACACCTTCATATCCCGCCCCGCAGAGGAATAGGCCAGGTTTTTGTGCTTTGAGACACTTCCTAACTTTTTTCAATTGTTCAAGATGATGAATTGGATATTGCGGCATCGAGTGTATCGCCCGAGTGATTGTATGGGACGTTGGGGTGGCGGTTATCCCCATAATATCTTTAAGGTCTTTTTGGACATTTGCCAATATCTCTTCATCTGACCATTTTACCCATTGTTGATCCTTTTCGCGCCCTACATAACATCTTAGTAAATACTTGTTTTCTGGAGCCGCATGTAGCCATTTTGACGATGACCATGTACACGCGGTGAGGACAGTTCCTTCATTCGCGGGAATTAAGAAGCCTGTTCCGTTCATTGGATAAGTAATGTCTGCTTTATCGAATGTTAACGAGACGTTGGCGACAGAAACGTAATTGACTTTTTCCAACAAATGAATAGATTCCACGTCTGATAATAACGAGGCCGCATGGTGATTGGGCAATGCAAAGACGATTCCATCCGCGTGAAGTTTAGTTTGATCATCTAAATGAACTTGATAGCCATTATCCCTTTGGTCGACTTTAGTGACACCTTGCCCTTTGATGATTCGGATCGATTTCAACGTTTCTTTCAACGCTTCTATTAATGTTGACATGCCGTTTTTATAAGTTAAAAACATACTCTTCTTTGCGGCATCAGGTAAATTCACAGAGGCAGGGCGATTTTTCATTCCAGCAGCCATCCCTAAAATCAGGCTGCGATGTTTCTGTTCCATTTCAACTAAATTCGGGAACGTCGCTTGAAGACTAAGCGTATCGGTATCCCCCGCATAAATCCCACCAAGAAGAGGTTCTGTGATATTCTCCAAAACTTCTTTTCCTAATCGTCTTTGGATGAAGTGCCCAAGCGATTCGTCTTCTAAAATTTTCTTCTTAGGAAGCAATAAATCAAGAGATGCCCGTAACTTTCCTATAGGAGAGATTAATCCCGTTTTCATGAACGGTGTTAATTTTGTCGGAATTCCTAGCACAAGTCCGAGCGGCATTTGATGTAATTTCTTTTTATGATAAATATAATTCGTCCTTGCATTTGGATTCGTACCAATCAATTCATCCTCAAGCCCAAGTTCTTTTGTCAACGTAATGATCGGTAATTTACGGGCAAGAAATGCATCAGGTCCTCTTTCAATGATAAATCCATCCTTACGTAGCGTTTGAATTTTTCCGCCCAATTCCTCACTTTTTTCAATTAACGTAATGTCGACCGGAATCTGCTGCTCATCAAATAGCTTTTTCGTATAAAATGCAGCACTTAACCCTGTGATGCCTCCGCCAATGATGATTACTTTCTTACAAGGTTTTTCCAAAACTACTACTTCCTTTCTACTATTGAATTGTCAATCATACCCTCAATGCTTTTGGAATATAGGCGCAATATGGATCGCTTTCAAGGTAGTCCCCCGTCACCGCATAAGCACGTGATCTGGAACCGCCACATATATTTTTAAATTCACAAACACCGCATTTCCCTTTCAGTTTGGACTTGTCACGTAAGTCCTTCATAACAGGAGAACTTTGGTAAATATCTGCAAGCGATTGTTCACGTATATTTCCACACGCGATTGGTAAAAATCCACTTGGATAAACCGCACCTGTATGGCTAATAAAAACAAACCCATCACCATCATTCACTGGCTGTGGTGCACGACCTAGGATATCAGGACGCTTCAATATTTCTTCCTCACCTAATCGTTTTCTTTCTTGCAAATAAACTCTTCGATAATGAGGCGCTTCGGTCGTTTTCACACCATAAGGCATTTTTTGTTGAATCTGATAAAGCCATTTCATGATTTCTTCATGTTCCTCTGCACTCACCATGTCCTTTTGCATCCCTCTACCTGTTGGGACAAGGAAGAATGTGCTCCATAAAACCGCACCCATTTCTTTCACTTTTTCAGCAATCGCTTCAAGATCATGAAGATTATATTTGGAGATCGTTGTGTTCACTTGAATCGGAATGCCAGCTTCTTTCAAATATTCGATGCCTTTCATCGTGCGATCAAAAGACCCTCTTGTGCCGCGGAAATGGTCATGAATTTCTGCACAAGAACCATCCAAACTGAATGCCCAGCGTGACAATCCAACTGCTTTCGCTTTTAGAATTGCGTTACGCGTAACCTTTGGCGTAGCACTTGGCGTCATCGAGACAGGAAGACCTTTCTCTTCAATCGAATACTTGGCAAGCTTAAACAAATCCGGACGCATTAAAGGATCCCCACCCGTAAAGACAAAAAGAGGGTTATCCATTTCCGCAATTTGATCAATTAGATGCTTGCCTTCTTCAAAAGATAGTTGATACGGATCGGCTTCATATTGCGCCTCTGCTCGACAATGCAAACATTTCAACGCACACGCGCGGGTTACTTCCCAGATCACAATAAATGGATGCACATTAAAATCTCTTTCCTTATTCAAATTAAACATGGTTTACACTCCTTTAATTTTGCGACAGCAGTAATAACAAATCGTTTAATTAAGAATAAAGAACTTTCAATTTTCCCTATGTGATGTAAATCACAATATCCGAATAACATTGTGTCGAAAATACGAATTTTCTCTCAAATATGGCTATGCTCGTTTCAATGATGACAATTCATTGTTGAAAGTAAGATTATGGTGCCAGTCACTCATACATTCATGTTTATTTAAACAAACGTGTTTATTTAAAATTTCTTGTTTGTTTGAGTGACTGGTACCTAAACGACAAAAAAAAGAAGACAACCCATCGCAAAATAGGTTGTCTTCTTTCTATTATTTGCGAGTCAATAAGCAGATGGTTGACACACGCTTTTTTATTAAACTAAAACAGGCTGCTTTCTATATTGATTCACCGTATGATGTTCTGGTAAGCGGTCATTGCCGAATAGTTTCTTTCGGAAGGTGCCCTCTTCGTATTCTTTCTGTACGAGGCCACGTTCTTGTAAAACGGGTACGACATGGTCGACAAATTCCTCGAACGTTCCCGGAGAAATAACATAGGAAATGTTAAAGCCATCAATTCCGAGATCGACCAATGCTTCCATCGCATCGGCTATGCTTTCTGGCGTTCCTACTTCAACATGACCTAATCCGCCAATGCCCACAAATTCCGCTGCCTCGCGAACCGTCCATTCTTTGCTCGGGTCTGCTTTTGTAAAGTTTTCTACAACAGATTGAATGGCCTCGCTTTTCACGTATTCAAGTTTATCGTCAGGGTCATACCCGGAAAAGTCGATTCCCGTCCACCCGCCGAATAGTGCCAAGGCACCTTCATAACTAATATGTTTTTTATATTCTTCAAACTTTTGATTTGCTGCTTCTTGTGTCTCACCAATAATTGGCGTGAAGGAAGCAATAATTTTGATATCTTCAGGATTTCGTCCCGCTGCCTCCGCTTCTTGTCGCAAGGATTGAATTGTTTGCTTTGTCGTTTGTGGCGTTGGGGTACTAATAAATACAAGCTCTGCATGTTTCGCCGCAAATTTCTGTCCTGTGCTGGAAGCGCCGGCTTGGAAAATGACGGGTGTTCGTTGTGGAGAAGGTTCACTTAAATGTGCACCCGGCACTTTGAAATACTTTCCTTCGTGCTGGATATCATGAACCTTTTCCGGATCGGCATAGATGCCCTTTTCTTTATCGACCACAACGGCGTCTTCTTCCCAACTGCCTTCCCATAGTTTATAAACGACTTCCATATATTCATCCGCAACTGCATACCGCTCTGAATGACCGATTTGATTTTCTTTCCCGATATTTTTGGAAGCACTTTTCAAATAAGATGTGACGACATTCCAACCAATCCGACCTTTCGTTAAATGGTCCAACGTCGACATGCGTCTTGCAAAAATGTAGGGATGTTCATGGCTTGTCGAGGCGGTTAATC
This window of the Sporosarcina ureilytica genome carries:
- a CDS encoding LLM class flavin-dependent oxidoreductase gives rise to the protein MTKKRIYLNAFDMNCAGHYSAGLWTHPDDQASTYKDAEYWTHVAQVLERGRFDAIFIADVLGVYDVYEGSRDAAIRHGVQAPLNDPAFVVPIMAQATKHLGFGLTASTSHEHPYIFARRMSTLDHLTKGRIGWNVVTSYLKSASKNIGKENQIGHSERYAVADEYMEVVYKLWEGSWEEDAVVVDKEKGIYADPEKVHDIQHEGKYFKVPGAHLSEPSPQRTPVIFQAGASSTGQKFAAKHAELVFISTPTPQTTKQTIQSLRQEAEAAGRNPEDIKIIASFTPIIGETQEAANQKFEEYKKHISYEGALALFGGWTGIDFSGYDPDDKLEYVKSEAIQSVVENFTKADPSKEWTVREAAEFVGIGGLGHVEVGTPESIADAMEALVDLGIDGFNISYVISPGTFEEFVDHVVPVLQERGLVQKEYEEGTFRKKLFGNDRLPEHHTVNQYRKQPVLV
- a CDS encoding helix-turn-helix domain-containing protein, with product MEEIHKKIKNLRLEKELTLKELSEETGLSLSFLSQIERGASSLSITSLKKLADALGVSMIYFFAEENDEDNYFLSRKDQKLFRMNGEERFYARLSGTFHDRKLEPMKVVLPPYMKEEQAYSHPGEEFYYVLQGEVIFYLNEVAYHLAPGDTIHFPSEIKHTWENPTREDAVILSITTPIIF
- the hemY gene encoding protoporphyrinogen oxidase, translating into MEKPCKKVIIIGGGITGLSAAFYTKKLFDEQQIPVDITLIEKSEELGGKIQTLRKDGFIIERGPDAFLARKLPIITLTKELGLEDELIGTNPNARTNYIYHKKKLHQMPLGLVLGIPTKLTPFMKTGLISPIGKLRASLDLLLPKKKILEDESLGHFIQRRLGKEVLENITEPLLGGIYAGDTDTLSLQATFPNLVEMEQKHRSLILGMAAGMKNRPASVNLPDAAKKSMFLTYKNGMSTLIEALKETLKSIRIIKGQGVTKVDQRDNGYQVHLDDQTKLHADGIVFALPNHHAASLLSDVESIHLLEKVNYVSVANVSLTFDKADITYPMNGTGFLIPANEGTVLTACTWSSSKWLHAAPENKYLLRCYVGREKDQQWVKWSDEEILANVQKDLKDIMGITATPTSHTITRAIHSMPQYPIHHLEQLKKVRKCLKAQKPGLFLCGAGYEGVGIPDCIEQGKRAAEKMVAYLAVN
- a CDS encoding TIGR04053 family radical SAM/SPASM domain-containing protein produces the protein MFNLNKERDFNVHPFIVIWEVTRACALKCLHCRAEAQYEADPYQLSFEEGKHLIDQIAEMDNPLFVFTGGDPLMRPDLFKLAKYSIEEKGLPVSMTPSATPKVTRNAILKAKAVGLSRWAFSLDGSCAEIHDHFRGTRGSFDRTMKGIEYLKEAGIPIQVNTTISKYNLHDLEAIAEKVKEMGAVLWSTFFLVPTGRGMQKDMVSAEEHEEIMKWLYQIQQKMPYGVKTTEAPHYRRVYLQERKRLGEEEILKRPDILGRAPQPVNDGDGFVFISHTGAVYPSGFLPIACGNIREQSLADIYQSSPVMKDLRDKSKLKGKCGVCEFKNICGGSRSRAYAVTGDYLESDPYCAYIPKALRV